A region from the Bradyrhizobium erythrophlei genome encodes:
- a CDS encoding lysylphosphatidylglycerol synthase transmembrane domain-containing protein → MRRILFSTIKILVSLALLYLALRKVNLTELASRINNLASLGWIVVAITVTFLQIFVGVLRWREISAECGAPLGLGQAMRFNLIGTFFNQTLPSSIGGDAVRLWLVARGGAGWRAATYSIFVDRAIGLIALAIIIVASLPWSYNLISDPHGRTALLLVDFAALSGGLGFLVFGALPWLWLRRLWGMHHLHACAVIANRVIFSQKHGPAIAVLSLLVHVLAVVIAWCVVQSIAAPVVFSQIFQLVPPVMLITMLPISIAGWGVREASMALAFGYAGLLPNEGVNISLLYGAVTFLVGAFGGLVWIFSAEKAAQAAAPIEVPE, encoded by the coding sequence ATGCGCCGGATCCTATTTTCGACGATAAAAATACTGGTCTCCCTGGCGCTGCTCTACCTTGCGCTTCGCAAGGTCAATCTCACCGAGCTTGCCTCCCGCATTAACAATCTTGCGAGTCTGGGCTGGATCGTGGTGGCAATCACCGTGACCTTCCTGCAGATCTTTGTCGGCGTGTTGCGCTGGCGCGAGATCAGCGCGGAGTGCGGGGCGCCGCTGGGGTTGGGCCAGGCGATGCGGTTCAATCTGATCGGAACTTTCTTTAACCAGACGCTGCCGTCTTCGATCGGCGGCGACGCCGTGCGGCTCTGGCTGGTCGCGCGCGGCGGCGCCGGATGGCGCGCGGCGACCTATTCGATTTTCGTCGACCGCGCTATTGGACTGATAGCGCTGGCGATCATCATCGTTGCAAGCTTGCCATGGAGCTACAATCTGATCAGCGATCCCCATGGCCGCACGGCGCTATTATTAGTCGATTTCGCCGCACTCAGCGGCGGCTTGGGATTTCTCGTGTTTGGCGCGCTGCCGTGGCTCTGGCTGAGACGCTTGTGGGGAATGCATCATCTTCACGCCTGCGCCGTGATTGCCAACCGCGTGATCTTCAGCCAGAAGCACGGACCCGCGATTGCGGTGCTGTCGTTGCTTGTTCACGTCCTGGCCGTCGTCATCGCCTGGTGCGTGGTGCAGTCGATTGCGGCGCCCGTGGTGTTTAGCCAGATATTCCAACTGGTTCCGCCGGTCATGCTGATCACGATGCTGCCGATCTCGATCGCAGGCTGGGGCGTGCGCGAAGCCAGCATGGCGCTTGCGTTTGGATATGCCGGGTTGTTGCCGAATGAAGGCGTGAACATCTCGCTTCTGTACGGCGCCGTCACCTTTCTCGTCGGCGCGTTCGGCGGCCTGGTCTGGATTTTCAGCGCGGAAAAGGCCGCCCAGGCCGCGGCGCCGATCGAGGTTCCAGAGTAG